GAGCGATAACCGGAAGCGACTTCCCATTGCGGCTAAATTTCGCAAGCCCACTTAATTGCCACCCAACCCACATCAATCAAGCGACGTACCGTCTTCCCCATTCGGCGGAACGCCAATTCGGGTGCCGTCGATCGACGACTCGCCTATAATCCTTCCATGACTCGATTGATTGCTCTAACGGCTTGCTTCATTACCGGTTTCCTGGCCGGCACCGGATCATTTGCAAACATGGCCCAGCCTGCTCTTGCTCAACCGATCACGCCCCAAACAGAGACTTTTACGCCGGAAAACCGATCATCGGAAAACCAGTCATCGCCAAGTTCACTGCCTGACAGTCGCGCCTCCAGCAATCAGCTGGAAGGCTTTCAGATCGAAATTTCCAGCCCGCTGTCCACTCGCCAAGTGCAGCGAACACTGGGGCAGCTTCGTCGCCTCGCTCAGGCCAGGCGAGATGATCGCGTCACGGTCGTCCTGCGTTTCGCCGGTTCAGCTAACAACAGTTCACTGCCCGAAGAGTCAAACCGGGCCCCAGCCAACCTAGGCGATTCACGCAGCGACACCAGCCTGGAAGACGCACTCAAACTCGCCCGAGCCATTTCGGGAGACGAACTTCGCCGAATCCGCTGCATCGCTTGGATTGACGGCCCCGTCACCGGACACGAAACGCTGGTCGCACTCGCTTGCGAATCAATGGTTGCATCCAGAACGGGCTCACTGGGGGAGGTCACGTCGGCGAGCGGGTCGATCGATGAAACAACCAGCCTGATCTACCAGTCGATTGCGAAACGTCGAGGCTTGCTGCCCGATGCGGTTGTCGCGTCGCTGGTCAACCCGAACGCTGAACTCGCACGCGTGCGAAGTTCCGACGGTGAAGTTCAATTCGTGATCGGTCAAAAACTGGCCAAACTTAGGCAGTCCGGCGACGTGGTGGAAGAAACCACTTGGGCTGAGACGGGCGTTCCCCTGGTGCTCTCAGCGGACCAACTGCGGCAGCTTCGCGCGGCCACGACGATTGTCAGTTCCCCCGACGAAGTCGCTGATCATCTCGGGCTCGCTCGCCTACGTAACGAATCAGTTGACTCGACCGAACAAGCAATCGGCGTCCTCTTAAAAGTGAACGGACCGATCAACGCCAAACGAGTCCGGCGTTGGCAGGCGAACCTCGCCGCTACCGTGGACTCCGGTGAAACCAATACTTGGATGATCGAAATCGACTCACCGGGCGGGTATTTGCCCGGCACAGCCTCCTTGGCAGCCGTCGCGGCCGAACCTGCCTCATCGATTCGGCAGGTCGGCGGATTCGTTTCGCATGAAGCACGCGGCGATGCTGTGTTGCTGGCCCTCGCGTGCCAACCGCTAAGCCTGCATCCCGAAGCAACCCTGGGCGGCCCCGGTGCTCAGGCAATCGACGCCGCAGATGTTGATCGCCAACGGGAACTGATTACTTTGATTGCGGACTCAACCGGACGAAGCGAAACACTGATTCGTGGGCTGCTGAACCCCGAACTCGCCGTGCACCGCTACATCCATCGGCGGACAGGCCGTATCCGGTACGCCGTCCCCAGCGAACTGACCGCTGAGTTCAATGCCGCATCGGCGAAAAACGCCGACGGTGACTCGGATGCCAAGCCCGACGTCTCAAGCGTCTGGAAACGAGAGCAAAGAATTGAACTGGGTGACGGACTCAGTTCGCAAGCTGCCATTGAACTGGGACTCGCGGAAGCAGAGGCAGAGAACCTATCGGTGGCGTGCACTACGATTGGCTTGGATGCCATTCCGCCGCAGTTATCCGATCGTGGATTGGTGCGATGGGTAGAACAGATTGGCCGCAATGACGGCATGGCCTTCGCATTACTATTGATGGGCTTCATGTTTCTATCGGCAGAGGCCAGTGCCCCCGGACTCGGCATCCCGGGCTTCTTAGCCATGCTCTGTTTTGCGTTCTTTTTCTGGACCAAGTTTCTAGCCGGCACCGCGGAATGGGCCGAACTGCTAGCCTTCGGTCTGGGGATTGCTTGTCTGGCGATCGAGGTTTTTGTATTGCCGGGGTTTGGGATATTCGGCGTCGGCGGCTTAGTCCTGACAGTACTGGGCGTTGTCCTGATGAGCCAAACCTTTGTCGTGCCTCGCAACGCCTATCAAACCGCCGAAGCCGTCAACGGAATCGGGATGGCAATGGGTGCCATGATCGGATTGATAGTGGGGCTGTTCCTCGTACGAGCTTTTCTTCCCAAAGCGGCAACCGCCACAGGCCTGGCGATGGAAGTCCCATCCGATTCGATCGAAGAAGGCGAGCGTGTCGCTCACTACGACCACCTCCTCGGACAAACCGGTGTCGCGGCTACGCGGTTGCGCCCTTCGGGAAAAGCACGCTTTGGCGACACGCTTGTGTCCGTCATTAGTGACGGGTCTGCGGTGGAGCCCGGGCAACCTGTTCGAGTGCTGCAGGTATTGGGTAACCGAATTGTCGTCGAAACGGTGGAACCGTAGTGCCCGATTACTACGCCGTCGCACTCCTAATCGTCTTCTACGCACTCGTCGTAGCCGAATTGTTCATCCCCAGCGGTGGACTACTGGGAGCGATCGCCGTCATCGTGGCAATTACCTCGGTCATCATCGGGTTCACCGTCAGCGTGACCTTTGGCGTGACCCTGTTTTTAGTGTACCTGCTGACAACACCCATTTTGTTTGTGGTCGCACTCTACGTGTGGCCCAAAACTCGCCTGGGCCGTTCGATGCTGAACCGAGACGCATTGGAAACCGACACGACGGGCCCACCGCCAACGACACTCGACGGCGTCCCACTGGAACAATTGGTCGGACAACTCGGCCAAGCTACCTCAAGCCTCCTGCCCAGCGGCCAAGTCAAGGTCGACGGACACAAGACCACCGCGGTCAGTACCGGCCTTCCCATTGAATCCGGCCAATGGGTGAAAGTCGTTCGCCTCTACGGTGGCAAGATTCAAGTGCGTGAAGCCACGCCAGAAGAGGTCGAAGTTGCGACGAACGCTGCGACCCCCGGAAACCAAGCGACGGTAGATAGCGATTCAGAATCACCAAAAGTTGCGCCGGATTCGTCTCGACCAATCAGCACGACACTGGACGACATCGATCTGGAAGAGCTGACGTAAACGGCTGATTGCGATCCGCAACCAGCAAGCATGGCGTATAAAAACGCAGCTTCCCTCGACAACGTGTGCCTAAAGACAACGTTTGCGCAAATAAGCGGTGGCGTTAGCTAAGCATGACGCGAGCGACGTTGATGTAGATCACGATGCCCAAAA
This genomic interval from Neorhodopirellula lusitana contains the following:
- a CDS encoding NfeD family protein; its protein translation is MPDYYAVALLIVFYALVVAELFIPSGGLLGAIAVIVAITSVIIGFTVSVTFGVTLFLVYLLTTPILFVVALYVWPKTRLGRSMLNRDALETDTTGPPPTTLDGVPLEQLVGQLGQATSSLLPSGQVKVDGHKTTAVSTGLPIESGQWVKVVRLYGGKIQVREATPEEVEVATNAATPGNQATVDSDSESPKVAPDSSRPISTTLDDIDLEELT
- a CDS encoding NfeD family protein, whose translation is MTRLIALTACFITGFLAGTGSFANMAQPALAQPITPQTETFTPENRSSENQSSPSSLPDSRASSNQLEGFQIEISSPLSTRQVQRTLGQLRRLAQARRDDRVTVVLRFAGSANNSSLPEESNRAPANLGDSRSDTSLEDALKLARAISGDELRRIRCIAWIDGPVTGHETLVALACESMVASRTGSLGEVTSASGSIDETTSLIYQSIAKRRGLLPDAVVASLVNPNAELARVRSSDGEVQFVIGQKLAKLRQSGDVVEETTWAETGVPLVLSADQLRQLRAATTIVSSPDEVADHLGLARLRNESVDSTEQAIGVLLKVNGPINAKRVRRWQANLAATVDSGETNTWMIEIDSPGGYLPGTASLAAVAAEPASSIRQVGGFVSHEARGDAVLLALACQPLSLHPEATLGGPGAQAIDAADVDRQRELITLIADSTGRSETLIRGLLNPELAVHRYIHRRTGRIRYAVPSELTAEFNAASAKNADGDSDAKPDVSSVWKREQRIELGDGLSSQAAIELGLAEAEAENLSVACTTIGLDAIPPQLSDRGLVRWVEQIGRNDGMAFALLLMGFMFLSAEASAPGLGIPGFLAMLCFAFFFWTKFLAGTAEWAELLAFGLGIACLAIEVFVLPGFGIFGVGGLVLTVLGVVLMSQTFVVPRNAYQTAEAVNGIGMAMGAMIGLIVGLFLVRAFLPKAATATGLAMEVPSDSIEEGERVAHYDHLLGQTGVAATRLRPSGKARFGDTLVSVISDGSAVEPGQPVRVLQVLGNRIVVETVEP